Proteins from a genomic interval of Acipenser ruthenus chromosome 46, fAciRut3.2 maternal haplotype, whole genome shotgun sequence:
- the LOC117971324 gene encoding serine/threonine-protein kinase pim-2-like: MNKQGIDTEVVETRMELREFNGRRRFYLSRMNKWKSKRLREKQQQEKSKGREGAEGEGSARSKSEGLVRPGRSQIFRVPQERNERKRKVMFSKSIKSTNEETKKRRMISTTLPARAPAKRKGDPLKQGPSRKWGRAEEPEKSSPHRKRDSRPGPSNLGLTGSFLVLRSRQIFREPTVPWRSSPSSKNDQDYNTADFNRTAFPTSHCKPSAQGSRPRASRGEKEPFNNLYSMGSILGIGGYGWVLEGHRKSDGLPVAIKFIPREMANNWVEIEKGRLPLEVALLKLVGRAPAHPGVIELLEWFEQPEAILLVLERPHPCSDLFDFAHSQGGLLKEHTARNLMHQLVVALEHCHRRGVLHRDVKPENILVKTDTKSLKLIDFGCGDLIQDSVYTEFAGTPQYAPPEWVLQQQYHALPATAWSLGVLLFDLVCGHLPFRKDKDIIRGVLNFNKGVSKECRNLIRRCLSHCPESRPSLEEILLHPWMK; the protein is encoded by the exons ATGAATAAACAGGGCATTGATACTGAGGTGGTGGAGACCAGAATGGAGCTGAGGGAGTTCAATGGGAGGAGGAGGTTTTACCTCAGCAGGATGAACAAGTGGAAGAGTAAGAGGCTGAGAGAGAAACAGCAGCAGGAGAAGAGCAAGGGGCGAGAGGGGGCAGAGGGGGAGGGGAGCGCTCGCTCCAAATCCGAGGGCCTGGTCAGACCGGGGAGGTCCCAGATCTTCCGGGTGCCACAGGAGAGGAACGAGAGGAAGAGGAAAGTGATGTTCTCCAAGTCGATCAAATCGACAAACGAAGAGACCAAGAAGAGGAGAATGATCTCGACGACCCTGCCTGCCAGGGCTCCTGCCAAGAGGAAGGGAGACCCCTTAAAGCAGGGACCCTCGAGGAAGTGGGGCAGGGCAGAGGAGCCGGAGAAATCCAGCCCCCACAGGAAGAGGGACTCGCGGCCCGGACCCTCGAATCTGGGCCTGACAGGGAGCTTCCTGGTCCTCCGCTCTCGCCAAATCTTCCGGGAGCCCACGGTACCCTGGAGATCTTCCCCTTCCAGCAAGAATGACCAGGACTACAACACTGCTGACTTCAATCGCACAGCTTTCCCCACTTCTCACTGCAAGCCATCGGCCCAGGGTTCGAGACCCAGGGCCTCTCGAG GAGAGAAGGAGCCCTTCAATAACTTGTATTCAATGGGCTCCATTCTGGGTATTGGAGGCTAtgggtgggtgttggaaggacACCGCAAGTCTGATGGTCTGCCG GTGGCAATAAAATTCATTCCCAGGGAGATGGCGAACAACTGGGTGGAAATA GAGAAGGGGAGGCTGCCCCTGGAAGTTGCCCTGCTGAAGCTGGTTGGCAGAGCTCCGGCGCATCCCGGGGTCATTGAGCTCCTGGAGTGGTTCGAGCAACCCGAGGCGATCCTTCTGGTCCTGGAGCGGCCGCatccctgcagtgacctcttcgATTTTGCACATTCCCAGGGAGGCCTTCTCAAGGAGCACACCGCCCGCAATCTGATGCACCAGCTGGTGGTGGCGCTAGAGCACTGCCACAGACGAGGGGTGCTGCACAGGGACGTGAAGCCCGAGAACATCCTGGTGAAGACCGACACCAAGTCCCTGAAGCTCATCGACTTTGGCTGCGGGGATCTGATTCAGGACTCTGTCTACACAGAGTTCGCCG GCACCCCTCAGTACGCCCCCCCTGAGTGGGTGTTACAGCAGCAGTACCATGCCCTACCTGCCACCGCCTGGTCCCTGGGGGTCCTGCTGTTTGACCTGGTGTGTGGGCACCTCCCCTTCCGAAAGGACAAGGACATCATCCGCGGGGTCCTGAACTTCAACAAAGGTGTCTCCAAAG AGTGCCGGAATCTGATTCGACGCTGCCTGTCACACTGCCCAGAGAGCCGTCCGAGTCTGGAGGAGATCCTCCTCCACCCCTGGATGAAGTGA